The following proteins are encoded in a genomic region of Planococcus lenghuensis:
- a CDS encoding tyrosine-type recombinase/integrase: MPFGYEKFRLKNGISPNTVVHEVQLIEHLLASVSRYHNGPIEPHEIRPSDIQRFFKEQRDKGLKDNTINRKLVFVRKWFDYMWQIGKIPVDFMPKFKLPEKLDLTPSEIDLDYKELLGRQEEILQSDKLALYAKILFLLYMRGLRVRDMTAIDISRVEDFGYKLRLTVDKKDGYTRPLDFMGSEIPIIQKGIDLAHERGTPFLLASKVKDNYTEFQMGSLSDYTDALAELLGRPIRSGDIRFAYVRHLYAEEGKNVEEIQEALGITLESAARILKEALTRVRPKKK; the protein is encoded by the coding sequence ATGCCCTTTGGTTACGAGAAATTCAGGCTGAAAAATGGCATAAGCCCGAATACGGTCGTCCATGAAGTACAGCTGATTGAACACTTGCTGGCCTCTGTTTCCCGCTATCATAATGGACCGATTGAACCGCATGAGATCCGCCCTTCTGATATCCAGCGGTTTTTCAAAGAACAGCGCGATAAAGGGCTGAAGGATAATACCATTAACCGCAAACTGGTCTTTGTCCGTAAGTGGTTTGATTATATGTGGCAGATCGGCAAAATTCCGGTTGATTTCATGCCGAAATTCAAGCTGCCTGAAAAGCTTGATCTCACTCCTTCGGAAATCGATCTCGATTATAAGGAACTGCTCGGGCGTCAGGAAGAGATTCTGCAATCGGATAAATTGGCTCTTTATGCCAAAATCCTGTTCCTCCTTTATATGCGGGGGCTGCGGGTGCGGGATATGACTGCAATCGATATCAGCCGGGTTGAGGATTTCGGCTATAAACTCCGGTTGACGGTTGATAAAAAAGATGGTTATACCCGGCCGCTGGATTTCATGGGCAGTGAAATTCCGATCATTCAAAAAGGGATTGATCTCGCACACGAGCGCGGCACTCCTTTTCTGCTTGCGTCGAAAGTGAAAGACAATTACACCGAATTTCAGATGGGGTCGCTGTCTGATTACACCGATGCACTGGCTGAACTGCTCGGCCGTCCGATTCGCTCCGGCGATATCCGGTTTGCTTACGTGCGGCATTTGTATGCAGAAGAAGGGAAAAACGTGGAGGAAATCCAGGAAGCGCTTGGCATCACGCTGGAATCTGCCGCCCGGATTCTGAAAGAAGCGCTGACGCGTGTCAGACCGAAGAAGAAATAA